The proteins below are encoded in one region of Malaclemys terrapin pileata isolate rMalTer1 chromosome 20, rMalTer1.hap1, whole genome shotgun sequence:
- the BLOC1S3 gene encoding biogenesis of lysosome-related organelles complex 1 subunit 3: MAAPQNKAVVQGEASETDSDEEVYLSSVPQASFPSLSGVKVLGEASETDDEDEGSPSGHKVKSKLVDLDLPPLIVIRKEEPRSPMGIEEKPALRIQHQGRYSTLLQQKLIESNARLYYDVSSTIKQVYQMATKELGTITAQLSNSQSGIINASHNIRLVLDDLQAVADKMDIVTSCNLLPDIQMELPPA, translated from the coding sequence ATGGCAGCACCCCAAAACAAAGCAGTGGTTCAAGGGGAAGCATCTGAGACTGATTCCGACGAAGAAGTTTATCTGTCGTCCGTTCCCCAGGCCTCCTTTCCCAGCCTCTCTGGTGTGAAAGTCCTCGGGGAAGCATCTGAGACAGATGATGAAGACGAAGGGAGCCCAAGTGGGCACAAAGTCAAGTCTAAGCTAGTCGACCTGGACCTGCCTCCCCTGATTGTCATCAGGAAGGAGGAGCCAAGGTCTCCTATGGGAATAGAAGAGAAACCTGCCCTTCGTATCCAGCACCAGGGGCGCTACAGCACCTTGCTGCAGCAGAAGCTGATTGAGAGCAATGCCCGCTTGTACTACGATGTCAGCAGCACCATCAAGCAGGTGTATCAGATGGCCACCAAGGAACTCGGCACCATCACTGCACAGCTCAGCAACTCGCAGAGCGGCATCATCAACGCCTCGCACAATATCCGCCTCGTTCTGGATGACTTGCAAGCGGTGGCTGACAAGATGGACATCGTCACCAGCTGCAACCTGCTGCCCGATATCCAGATGGAGCTGCCTCCTGCATAA